One genomic region from Thalassotalea sp. PS06 encodes:
- a CDS encoding serine hydrolase domain-containing protein produces MAWLKTIFFTLIALFVTILFLLKPIAGVSPMALGSAADVATGLGSKIACSGRYITGLDEDQVMADLASYSPAYSLVDVEYDDKQKKAYANLLGLSPMSATFRDGIGCTLDIGDTKALDAVNVTAITASDETWPLGSALNDIDTDLQAKVAEIVAEDNAQGYQTRSLLVVKNGKLLSYATGEGFEQQTPHLGWSMGKSVTAMMVGNLIYQKQLELKENNLFEAWQQDDRREIDLESLLRMSSGLGFDETYAPGSDSTRMLFYTYSASDIAMQSPLVYAPGEHFSYSSGTTNLLSRLVYETLGGNLQQQMDYLYGQWFKPLNMARSTFEPDPSGVLVGSSYIYASAPDWAKLGQVMLNGGELNGTRFLSEDWVAKAQSPNVSKNDPRYGYQFWLNGGGDELRWEKLPEDAYSMSGNRSQIVMVIPSKEMVIVRLGWSAESYPTSDKLAKIVELVNL; encoded by the coding sequence ATGGCCTGGCTGAAAACAATCTTTTTTACATTGATCGCACTTTTCGTAACGATCCTCTTTCTTCTTAAACCTATTGCTGGCGTATCGCCAATGGCGCTCGGTTCAGCGGCAGATGTTGCCACTGGCCTTGGTTCTAAAATTGCCTGTTCAGGGCGCTATATCACCGGTCTGGACGAAGACCAGGTAATGGCGGATTTGGCATCTTATTCACCGGCATATTCTCTAGTCGATGTTGAATACGATGATAAGCAGAAAAAAGCTTACGCAAACTTGCTAGGCCTATCACCGATGAGCGCTACATTCAGGGACGGTATCGGCTGTACTTTGGATATCGGCGATACTAAGGCGCTTGACGCCGTTAACGTTACAGCCATAACCGCGTCGGATGAAACCTGGCCATTGGGTAGTGCACTTAACGATATCGATACAGATTTACAGGCAAAGGTCGCTGAAATCGTTGCTGAGGATAATGCCCAGGGCTACCAAACTCGTTCTTTATTAGTTGTTAAAAACGGAAAACTATTGAGCTACGCGACGGGTGAAGGCTTTGAGCAACAAACGCCTCATCTGGGTTGGTCCATGGGTAAGAGTGTGACGGCAATGATGGTCGGTAATCTTATCTATCAAAAGCAGCTTGAATTGAAAGAGAACAATTTATTTGAAGCATGGCAGCAAGATGACAGACGAGAGATAGATTTAGAAAGCTTATTGCGGATGTCTTCAGGTCTGGGTTTTGATGAAACCTATGCGCCTGGCAGTGATTCAACCCGCATGTTGTTCTATACCTATTCCGCTTCTGATATCGCCATGCAAAGCCCACTAGTTTATGCCCCGGGCGAGCACTTTTCTTATTCTTCCGGTACCACAAATTTATTGTCCCGGCTGGTATATGAAACCTTAGGTGGCAACCTACAACAGCAAATGGATTACCTGTATGGACAATGGTTTAAGCCGCTTAATATGGCCCGTTCGACGTTTGAACCGGATCCAAGCGGTGTGTTAGTCGGTAGCTCTTACATTTATGCCAGTGCTCCGGATTGGGCGAAACTGGGCCAGGTAATGCTAAATGGCGGTGAATTAAACGGCACTCGATTTTTAAGCGAAGATTGGGTAGCCAAGGCTCAATCACCGAACGTTTCTAAAAACGATCCTCGTTACGGTTACCAGTTTTGGTTAAATGGCGGTGGCGATGAGCTGCGCTGGGAAAAATTACCGGAAGATGCTTATTCAATGTCCGGTAACCGCTCACAAATTGTTATGGTTATTCCGTCAAAAGAGATGGTTATTGTGCGCCTTGGCTGGAGTGCAGAGTCTTATCCTACCTCAGATAAACTTGCCAAGATTGTTGAGTTGGTAAATCTATAA
- a CDS encoding MATE family efflux transporter produces MTLDKFFSDTRSLIKLAYPILIAQLIQNLMSFADTVMAGRVSATDMAAVAVASSVWLPIILTIYGVIMALSAIVSQHSGRKNYSGIARATIQTGWIAVILSILVIGLFYGLKPLIEPHLSLEPKLQQLMLDYLGYIVWGGPGFCLYVVLRNFAEGMSYTKPTMIISIIGLIINIPANYVFIYGEFGFPELGGAGCGIATAIVYWAMFLGMLVYVWLSKNLKKVQLRSAINWPDFQEIISILKLGVPIALSLLFEVSLFSVVAIILAPFGSEIVASHQIAINFSGMIFMVPLSIAMAVTIKVGFAVGENKLEDAKRMCATSMWLGFLIAVVTASGTIIFREQIALIYTTETAVVSLAANLMFLAALFQFSDFIQVISAGALRGYKDTKSILYITFVSYWIVGLSLGLILGITDWIVPQMGPAGFWIGFILGLTNAAIFLAWRLKVIQRRAKLGLLATS; encoded by the coding sequence ATGACTCTAGATAAATTTTTCTCCGATACCCGTTCTCTCATAAAATTGGCCTACCCAATTTTGATCGCCCAGCTTATTCAAAACTTAATGAGCTTTGCCGATACCGTTATGGCAGGTAGAGTCAGCGCCACTGATATGGCCGCTGTTGCGGTAGCCAGTAGTGTCTGGTTGCCAATAATTCTCACCATCTATGGGGTGATCATGGCGCTGTCGGCCATAGTATCGCAACATTCAGGACGAAAAAATTATTCTGGTATCGCCAGAGCTACCATTCAAACCGGTTGGATAGCGGTGATCCTATCCATTTTGGTGATCGGGTTATTTTATGGCTTGAAGCCTTTAATCGAACCGCATCTGAGCCTGGAGCCAAAACTGCAGCAACTGATGCTTGATTACCTGGGCTACATTGTCTGGGGTGGCCCGGGCTTTTGTTTATATGTTGTGCTGCGTAATTTTGCCGAAGGCATGAGCTACACCAAACCGACAATGATCATCTCTATTATCGGCTTAATCATCAACATACCGGCCAACTATGTGTTTATTTATGGAGAGTTTGGCTTCCCTGAATTAGGTGGTGCTGGTTGCGGGATTGCAACCGCCATCGTTTATTGGGCGATGTTTTTAGGCATGCTTGTTTATGTGTGGTTGTCTAAAAACCTTAAAAAAGTTCAGCTTCGCTCGGCCATTAACTGGCCGGATTTTCAGGAAATTATCAGTATCTTAAAACTTGGTGTGCCAATCGCATTATCGTTATTGTTTGAAGTGTCACTGTTTTCAGTGGTGGCAATCATACTGGCGCCGTTTGGATCTGAAATCGTTGCCAGCCATCAGATAGCGATAAACTTCTCCGGCATGATATTTATGGTTCCCCTGTCTATTGCTATGGCGGTTACCATCAAAGTCGGTTTTGCCGTAGGCGAGAATAAACTGGAAGATGCAAAACGTATGTGTGCAACTAGCATGTGGCTAGGCTTTCTCATTGCTGTAGTCACCGCCAGCGGCACGATAATTTTCCGCGAGCAAATTGCCTTAATCTATACGACTGAAACGGCTGTGGTCTCACTTGCCGCGAATCTGATGTTCCTGGCAGCTCTGTTCCAATTTTCGGACTTTATCCAGGTAATTTCCGCCGGCGCATTACGTGGTTACAAAGATACCAAATCGATACTTTACATTACCTTTGTATCCTACTGGATTGTCGGTTTATCATTAGGTTTAATACTTGGCATAACCGACTGGATAGTACCGCAAATGGGTCCTGCCGGGTTCTGGATTGGCTTTATCCTCGGTTTAACAAACGCCGCAATATTCCTGGCCTGGCGTCTAAAGGTGATTCAACGTCGCGCCAAATTAGGTTTGTTGGCGACAAGTTAA
- a CDS encoding CPXCG motif-containing cysteine-rich protein: MPQHISRKIIECPHCGHHLAVTIDTTQGDQNYYESCPTCCNDIHMNMHIDDYHQSIMLRIDADDEQIF, from the coding sequence ATGCCACAACATATCAGCCGAAAAATTATAGAATGTCCCCATTGCGGTCACCATCTTGCGGTTACCATAGACACCACACAAGGGGATCAAAATTACTACGAATCCTGTCCCACTTGTTGCAATGATATTCATATGAACATGCACATCGACGATTATCATCAATCGATAATGTTGAGAATCGACGCCGACGACGAGCAGATCTTTTAG
- a CDS encoding acetate kinase: MTKDCVLVINCGSSSLKFSLIVPQSGETLLSGLAERLLSNDASITIKMDGEKNTSRLPDPFDHQSALSHLVAFLYQHKFEQRLLAIGHRVVHGGENYSKPELVTEVVEKTIEALSALAPLHNPVNLIGIRASKQAFSHLPQVAVFDTAFHQTMPKTAYLYGLPYKLYEQHSIRRYGFHGTSHYFVSMQFAQMNNKPIEDTHVITAHLGNGCSIAAIEGGQCVDTSMGLTPLEGLVMGTRSGSLDPGIVFHLCKQLGYSIEQVDSLLNKESGLLGISEISNDCRTLEEAIENDGNEHANLAMDIFCYQISKTIASYSASLSKLDGIVFTGGIGENSSLVRERVVNRLKLLNLAIDNEANLATRFGKSGNIAKAGHTGCWVIPTNEEWVIAEQTYQLINEGN, encoded by the coding sequence ATGACAAAAGATTGTGTGTTAGTCATCAATTGTGGCAGCTCATCATTAAAATTTTCCTTAATTGTGCCGCAAAGCGGCGAAACTCTTCTCTCCGGCCTTGCTGAACGCCTGCTTAGCAATGACGCCAGTATCACCATAAAAATGGATGGCGAAAAGAATACCTCGCGGTTACCAGACCCCTTTGATCATCAAAGTGCCTTATCCCATTTAGTGGCGTTTTTGTATCAACACAAATTCGAACAACGGTTGTTAGCCATTGGCCATCGAGTCGTACATGGTGGTGAGAATTACAGTAAACCAGAATTAGTAACCGAAGTTGTCGAAAAAACCATAGAAGCACTTTCGGCACTGGCACCTTTACACAATCCGGTAAATTTAATCGGTATCCGGGCCTCTAAACAGGCGTTTAGCCACCTTCCGCAAGTCGCGGTATTCGATACTGCATTTCATCAGACCATGCCAAAAACCGCATATTTGTACGGCTTACCCTATAAGCTTTATGAGCAGCACAGTATTCGTCGTTATGGTTTCCATGGCACCAGTCACTACTTTGTATCGATGCAGTTCGCGCAGATGAACAATAAACCTATTGAAGATACTCATGTCATAACCGCTCACCTTGGCAACGGTTGTTCCATTGCTGCCATTGAAGGCGGGCAATGCGTTGACACCTCTATGGGGCTTACACCGCTTGAAGGCTTAGTGATGGGTACCCGAAGCGGTAGTTTGGATCCTGGTATCGTTTTTCATTTGTGCAAGCAACTTGGCTATAGCATTGAACAGGTGGATAGCTTGCTGAACAAAGAAAGTGGTTTGCTGGGCATTTCTGAAATCAGCAATGATTGTCGTACTCTGGAAGAAGCCATTGAGAACGATGGTAACGAACACGCAAACCTGGCGATGGATATTTTCTGTTATCAAATCAGTAAAACCATTGCCAGCTATAGCGCATCACTGAGTAAGCTTGACGGCATTGTGTTTACCGGTGGTATTGGCGAAAACTCGTCGTTAGTCAGGGAAAGGGTGGTTAATCGCTTGAAACTACTAAACCTTGCTATTGATAACGAGGCAAATCTGGCCACTCGATTTGGCAAAAGCGGCAATATTGCAAAAGCTGGACACACCGGTTGTTGGGTCATTCCAACTAATGAAGAGTGGGTCATTGCCGAACAAACCTACCAACTAATTAATGAGGGCAACTAA
- the purU gene encoding formyltetrahydrofolate deformylase, translated as MAISESDQQAYSQTSNNHSYPAGEPRVSANTDSNNVMSGEQATKSYVLKLTCPDDLGVMAKITGHLYQHGAFIINARHYADPEKLLFNMRIEFDDRQLTCSAEKFEQDFAAFAESMQMTYQLRCAKQRPKIVIMVSRDDHCLHLLLNKWQSGVLKADISAIVSNHQSARKIAEFYGIDFHYLPVDKTNKPEQEARLWQLFSDYQADLLVLARYMQILSDDLCQKLHGRAINIHHSFLPGFKGAKPYQQAHDRGVKIIGATAHYVTEDLDEGPIIVQEVKSVDHATTVRDMIEIGHDIEATALARAVRWHIEDRILLNGHRTVVL; from the coding sequence GTGGCCATTTCAGAAAGTGATCAACAAGCCTATTCTCAAACGAGCAATAATCATTCGTATCCAGCGGGTGAACCACGAGTGTCTGCGAATACGGACTCAAACAATGTTATGTCAGGCGAACAAGCGACTAAGTCATATGTGTTGAAACTTACCTGTCCGGATGACCTTGGGGTGATGGCAAAAATCACCGGCCATCTATATCAGCACGGCGCGTTTATCATTAATGCCCGTCACTATGCCGATCCTGAAAAGCTGCTATTTAACATGCGTATTGAGTTCGACGACAGGCAGCTAACCTGCAGCGCCGAAAAGTTTGAGCAGGATTTCGCTGCGTTTGCAGAGTCCATGCAAATGACCTATCAGCTGCGCTGCGCAAAACAGCGTCCAAAAATCGTCATCATGGTAAGTCGCGACGACCATTGTCTGCATTTGTTATTAAACAAATGGCAATCTGGCGTTCTTAAGGCTGACATCAGTGCCATTGTTTCTAACCATCAAAGTGCCAGGAAAATTGCCGAGTTTTACGGTATCGATTTTCATTATCTACCCGTAGATAAAACCAATAAACCGGAGCAGGAAGCTCGCCTGTGGCAACTGTTTAGTGACTATCAGGCTGATTTGCTGGTGCTGGCGCGGTATATGCAAATCCTCTCTGATGATCTTTGTCAAAAGCTGCATGGCAGAGCCATTAATATTCACCATTCCTTCTTGCCAGGGTTTAAAGGCGCAAAACCATATCAGCAGGCCCATGATCGTGGTGTGAAAATTATTGGTGCGACCGCCCATTATGTGACAGAAGATCTCGATGAAGGACCGATCATCGTGCAGGAAGTAAAATCGGTCGATCACGCAACAACGGTGCGGGATATGATAGAGATTGGTCACGATATTGAAGCAACGGCGTTAGCCCGAGCCGTTCGCTGGCATATTGAAGACAGGATCCTGCTCAACGGACATCGCACTGTGGTGTTGTAG
- a CDS encoding riboflavin synthase subunit alpha, protein MFTGIVQIKAQVIEVQERKDFLHIRVSVPQSFSENLQLGASVACNGVCLTVVEVEQQCETTAILHFDVIDETLRLTNLGELNQGSWLNLERSMRYGDEVGGHIVSGHIHDQATLKDVVKTQDNYQMTFSFAPQWRPYILRKGFIAVNGASLTLGNVAEDTFDLHLIPETLERTNLESFKIGDKANIEIDQQTMTIVDTIERIMAEKKLT, encoded by the coding sequence ATGTTTACAGGAATTGTGCAAATAAAAGCGCAAGTTATCGAGGTTCAAGAGCGTAAAGATTTTCTTCATATTCGGGTATCTGTGCCTCAGTCGTTTAGTGAAAATTTACAACTTGGCGCCAGCGTTGCCTGTAATGGCGTTTGTTTAACCGTGGTTGAGGTTGAACAACAATGTGAGACGACGGCTATTTTGCACTTTGACGTGATTGACGAAACGCTGCGGTTGACTAACCTTGGCGAGCTAAACCAGGGCAGCTGGCTCAATCTTGAACGTTCAATGCGCTATGGCGATGAGGTTGGTGGTCATATTGTCAGTGGACATATCCACGATCAGGCGACATTGAAAGACGTAGTAAAGACCCAAGATAATTATCAAATGACGTTTTCATTTGCGCCACAATGGCGTCCGTATATTCTTCGTAAAGGCTTTATTGCCGTAAACGGTGCGAGCCTGACGTTAGGGAATGTCGCAGAAGATACATTCGACTTGCATCTAATACCGGAAACACTGGAGCGTACCAACCTGGAAAGTTTCAAAATAGGGGACAAAGCCAATATTGAAATTGACCAACAAACCATGACCATTGTCGATACCATTGAGCGTATCATGGCCGAGAAAAAGTTAACCTAA
- a CDS encoding fructosamine kinase family protein has protein sequence MWSAIADEISQTLKLDLAFTEPEKVTGGDINASFRLSAGEQHFFVKTNNPAQLLNFQTEMYSLEHLSQGSDFVIPDVICCGLSDDASFLVLQYLELLPHPVNGEQSGANSPWFNMGKSLALMHQNNQQGEFGWSEDNFIGTTAQANPWQKNWSTFFSEQRLGVQLQELANRGIELTNIEMFVQHCQQLLSHHHPKPCLLHGDLWQGNVGFTNKGPSIYDPSCYYGDPEVDIAMSELFGQFPTPFYQGYESVTPLRKNYEKRKLIYNAYHIFNHANLFGGIYLEQAKDIIVTIRKMEIG, from the coding sequence ATGTGGTCTGCCATTGCTGATGAGATCTCACAAACCCTAAAGCTTGATTTAGCCTTTACCGAACCGGAAAAAGTCACTGGTGGCGATATCAACGCCTCATTCCGATTATCTGCCGGCGAACAACACTTCTTCGTTAAAACCAATAATCCTGCTCAATTGCTAAATTTTCAGACCGAAATGTATTCACTTGAGCATCTGAGCCAGGGCAGCGATTTTGTGATCCCAGATGTCATCTGCTGTGGGTTATCGGATGATGCGAGTTTCTTAGTACTGCAGTATTTAGAGCTGTTACCTCATCCTGTCAATGGCGAACAAAGTGGCGCCAACAGCCCCTGGTTCAACATGGGTAAAAGCCTGGCGTTGATGCATCAAAATAATCAGCAAGGTGAATTTGGTTGGAGCGAAGATAACTTTATCGGCACCACGGCTCAGGCAAACCCCTGGCAGAAAAACTGGAGCACGTTTTTTTCCGAGCAACGATTAGGTGTGCAACTTCAGGAGCTGGCAAACCGCGGCATCGAACTCACAAATATTGAAATGTTTGTGCAGCACTGTCAGCAATTACTCAGCCATCATCACCCTAAGCCTTGTCTGCTGCATGGCGATCTTTGGCAAGGCAACGTCGGATTTACCAACAAAGGCCCAAGTATTTACGATCCTTCCTGTTACTACGGCGATCCCGAAGTAGACATTGCCATGAGCGAGCTATTTGGACAGTTCCCGACTCCATTTTATCAAGGCTATGAAAGCGTTACGCCATTAAGAAAAAATTATGAAAAGCGTAAGCTTATTTACAACGCCTACCATATTTTCAATCACGCCAATTTGTTTGGCGGCATTTATCTCGAGCAAGCCAAAGATATTATTGTCACGATTCGTAAAATGGAGATTGGGTAA
- the pta gene encoding phosphate acetyltransferase, which produces MARRIMFVPVGFGVGLSSVSYGFYHKLQQLGVNVGYFKPINQPSRSVMKGRKGQKDSKASIHQHSISLSYVEEQMGEGQQDVILEEIVGNCQQFDQDVLVIEGLIPTTRQPYTARLNQLVAQTLSADVILVATPDSDTPEEFEDRIDVSAKTFGGVENPRLLGCVINKLNSPDKDVFGLLPREIDINRDFDIQPWRDLDIFHRPGFDLIGAIPWEIDLVAPRVIDVCQYLQASIVNRGDIEHRRIRSISFCARTVANLTSHLAAGRLVVTPGDRTDIIIATCLSAMNGTKVGALLLTNGIHPTGKVLELCQQAFDTGLPVLSVPWDTWQTSRHMMSYNPEIPEEDEQRMNKIKDYVADNLDHEWLSQFASHEGKPGLMSPPAFRFKLTELARQAQKLVVLPEGNEVRTIKAAAICAQRNIARCQLLGNKEEILRTAEQQGIQLPPGVIITEPEAIRENYVAPMVNLRKHKGLTDIVAREELKDNVVLGTMMLQLGQVDGLVSGAVHTTANTIRPALQLIKTAPGTSLVSSVFFMLLPDQVFVYGDCAINPDPSAEQLADIAIQSADSAAKFGIEPKVAMISYSTGQSGTGQDVEKVAKATKIAQEKRPDLLIDGPLQYDAAVMENVAKKKAPKSKVAGKATVFIFPDLNTGNTTYKAVQRSADLVSIGPMLQGMNKPVNDLSRGALVDDIVYTIALTAIQAGG; this is translated from the coding sequence ATGGCACGTCGAATCATGTTTGTTCCGGTCGGCTTTGGGGTTGGCCTGAGTAGTGTCTCCTATGGTTTCTATCATAAGCTTCAGCAATTAGGGGTTAATGTCGGCTATTTCAAACCGATTAACCAGCCATCACGTAGCGTCATGAAAGGCCGCAAAGGCCAAAAAGACAGCAAGGCTTCGATTCACCAGCATTCTATATCGCTTTCTTACGTTGAAGAGCAGATGGGGGAAGGGCAGCAGGACGTTATTCTTGAAGAAATTGTCGGTAATTGTCAGCAGTTTGACCAGGATGTTCTGGTTATTGAAGGATTGATCCCAACTACTCGTCAGCCTTATACCGCACGATTGAATCAACTGGTTGCGCAGACCTTATCCGCCGATGTCATTTTGGTGGCAACGCCAGATAGCGATACTCCAGAAGAGTTTGAAGATCGTATTGATGTAAGCGCGAAAACCTTCGGCGGTGTTGAAAACCCGCGTTTGTTGGGGTGTGTCATTAACAAGCTTAATTCACCGGATAAAGATGTATTTGGTTTGTTGCCCAGGGAAATCGACATCAACCGAGATTTCGACATACAACCCTGGCGGGATTTAGACATATTTCATCGACCAGGGTTTGATCTTATCGGTGCGATCCCATGGGAAATCGACTTAGTCGCTCCTAGGGTGATTGATGTTTGCCAATATTTGCAAGCCAGTATTGTCAATCGCGGCGACATAGAACATCGCCGTATTCGTTCTATCAGCTTTTGTGCCCGAACCGTTGCCAACTTGACCAGTCATTTGGCTGCCGGGCGTTTGGTGGTTACCCCTGGGGATCGAACCGATATCATTATTGCCACCTGTTTGTCAGCGATGAATGGCACCAAGGTAGGGGCGCTATTGCTCACCAATGGCATTCACCCTACAGGTAAAGTGTTAGAACTGTGCCAACAGGCATTTGATACCGGCTTGCCTGTGTTATCGGTGCCTTGGGATACCTGGCAAACATCCAGGCATATGATGAGCTACAACCCTGAAATCCCGGAAGAGGACGAGCAACGGATGAATAAGATCAAGGATTATGTTGCTGATAATCTTGATCATGAGTGGCTCAGCCAGTTTGCATCTCATGAAGGCAAACCGGGCTTAATGTCGCCACCAGCGTTCCGCTTTAAACTCACCGAATTAGCACGACAAGCTCAAAAACTTGTGGTGTTACCAGAAGGTAATGAAGTTCGCACCATTAAGGCTGCAGCGATATGTGCACAGCGTAATATTGCCCGTTGTCAGCTGTTAGGAAACAAAGAAGAGATTTTGCGTACGGCGGAGCAGCAGGGTATTCAATTACCTCCCGGGGTGATTATCACTGAGCCGGAAGCAATTCGCGAAAATTATGTCGCACCTATGGTAAACCTTCGAAAACACAAAGGCTTGACTGATATTGTTGCCAGAGAAGAGCTCAAAGACAATGTTGTGCTTGGTACCATGATGCTGCAACTAGGACAGGTAGATGGCTTGGTCTCCGGTGCTGTGCATACTACCGCCAATACCATCAGACCAGCACTACAGCTTATTAAAACGGCACCAGGAACCTCACTAGTGTCTTCGGTGTTCTTTATGCTGTTGCCTGATCAGGTCTTTGTTTATGGCGATTGTGCGATTAATCCGGATCCAAGTGCCGAGCAGCTTGCTGACATTGCAATTCAATCTGCGGATTCCGCAGCGAAATTTGGTATTGAACCTAAGGTTGCAATGATCTCCTACAGTACGGGTCAATCAGGAACGGGGCAAGACGTAGAGAAGGTGGCAAAAGCGACCAAGATAGCTCAGGAAAAACGTCCTGACTTGTTAATTGATGGACCGCTGCAATATGACGCTGCGGTAATGGAAAACGTTGCCAAGAAAAAAGCGCCGAAGAGTAAGGTGGCGGGTAAAGCTACGGTCTTTATCTTCCCGGATTTGAATACCGGTAACACCACCTATAAAGCGGTACAACGTTCGGCAGATTTAGTCAGTATTGGCCCCATGCTCCAGGGTATGAATAAGCCGGTGAACGACTTATCTCGTGGCGCCTTGGTTGACGATATCGTTTATACCATCGCTCTTACCGCTATTCAGGCTGGCGGTTAA